One segment of Verrucomicrobiota bacterium DNA contains the following:
- a CDS encoding 3-dehydroquinate synthase — MDLEYAISSSWRHRVRFAREVLTQEPRLLAEFLGLGQSHGPRRVLAILDEGLAAARPALERGLEAMADETRVVAGGEAAKQGEGTWKEVLGAIERAGLCRHSAILCVGGGALQDVVGFAAATAHRGIPLFRLPTTVLSQLDSGVGVKNGINAFGKKNFLGAFAVPAGVLLDSSLLATQAEPERTAGFIEAVKVALVKDAAFFSYLEGAVEALQRFELETVEAVIARSARLHLEHIALGGDPFEEGSSRPLDFGHWAAHRLEALSGFRLSHAQAVAAGLALDVVYSRRLGWLAESDGERILSLLERMGWPLFFEEMRDGPAVLNGLEEFREHLGGELTVMMLAGIGHGKNVHQIERGQMEAALAELGARCGALS; from the coding sequence GTGGACTTGGAGTATGCGATTTCCTCGAGCTGGCGACATCGCGTGCGCTTCGCTCGAGAGGTTCTGACCCAGGAGCCCCGGCTTCTGGCGGAATTTCTCGGTCTGGGTCAGAGCCACGGGCCACGGCGGGTGCTCGCGATTTTGGATGAGGGCCTCGCGGCGGCTCGGCCGGCTCTGGAGCGGGGCTTGGAAGCCATGGCGGACGAAACGCGGGTCGTGGCCGGGGGCGAAGCGGCCAAACAAGGCGAGGGAACGTGGAAGGAGGTGTTGGGGGCGATCGAGCGAGCTGGGCTCTGTCGGCATTCGGCCATTTTGTGTGTCGGGGGAGGGGCCTTGCAGGATGTGGTGGGCTTCGCGGCCGCCACCGCTCATCGAGGCATTCCGCTCTTTCGTTTGCCGACCACGGTTTTGTCCCAACTGGATTCGGGCGTGGGGGTCAAAAACGGGATCAACGCCTTCGGGAAAAAGAATTTTCTGGGGGCCTTCGCGGTGCCGGCTGGGGTCTTGCTGGATTCTTCCCTTTTGGCGACCCAAGCGGAGCCCGAGCGGACGGCGGGCTTCATCGAAGCGGTCAAGGTGGCCTTGGTCAAGGACGCGGCTTTTTTCTCGTATCTCGAGGGCGCGGTCGAGGCTTTGCAGCGCTTTGAGCTGGAGACGGTGGAGGCGGTCATCGCCCGGTCCGCGCGCTTGCATTTGGAACACATTGCCCTGGGGGGGGACCCCTTTGAGGAGGGCAGCAGCCGACCACTCGACTTCGGGCACTGGGCCGCCCATCGGCTGGAAGCACTGAGTGGGTTTCGTCTTTCCCATGCCCAAGCGGTGGCGGCCGGCCTGGCGCTGGATGTGGTCTATTCCCGTCGACTCGGTTGGTTGGCGGAGAGCGATGGTGAACGGATCCTGAGTCTGCTCGAACGAATGGGGTGGCCGCTTTTTTTTGAGGAGATGAGGGATGGTCCAGCTGTTCTCAATGGTTTGGAGGAGTTTCGCGAGCACTTGGGGGGGGAGCTGACGGTCATGATGCTGGCGGGCATCGGCCACGGGAAGAATGTGCATCAGATCGAGCG